The Amycolatopsis sp. NBC_01480 genome segment CGCGGCGGTCTGGGGCAGCACACCCATCATCACGAACTCGGTGGTACCGATGCCGAAGGCACCGATGGCGAGTGCGAGCAACGCGACGGGCACGGCTCTCCTTCCTTGAGAAATCGATTACTCAGCCCGGGCTGAACCCGTTCTGAAGCGCTTTAGTACGAGGGCAAAAAACAAGACAGCCTGTGCGGCCCCGACGCCGTCGAGCTGTCTCAACCCAGTTCAACCGACGCGGGGCCGGTTTGTCATCCCGGTATTCGGGTGAGCCTCTTCACGCCGGGCGCTTCGCTAGCGCCGCGCGGCCAGCACGCCGTCCAGCAGGCCCGGGAAGAGCGCGTCAAGATCGTTGCGGCGCAACGAGTTGTACCGCGTGGTGCCCTCCTGCCGGCCGGCGACGACGCCCGCCTGGCGCAGGATTCCGAGGTGGTGCGTGACTGTGGACTTCGTCACCGGCACCTCGAGCACGCCGCATGCGACCTCGGTGCCCGCCGCGGCGAGCTGGCGGACGATCCCCAGCCGGACGGGGTCGGCGAGGGCGCGCAGCACCGCCTCGACGGTCATCTCGTCGCGGGCGGGATGGACGAGCGGGGTCAGGTGCGCGGTGTCGGCCACGGCCCCATTGTACGACGCCCGTCGAAATTGTCGGTGGGTCGTAGTACGGTCGAGATCGAACTACGACGTTCATCGAACCAATCACCCTTGTTCGCCTTTGGGGGCACGTCCATGTCCACCGTCCCGTCCTCGGGCACGTCCCGGAACGCGGTGCTGGCGTTCGGCGCCTTCGGCGTCGGCACCAGCGGTTACATCGTCGCCGGGCTGCTGCCGTCGCTGACCGCGGAGCTGCACATCTCCGCGACGGCCGCCGCTCAGCTCGTCACGTCCTTCGCCATCGCGTACGCCATCGGCTCGCCGCTGTTCGCCGCGGCCACCGGCCGCTGGGAGCGCCGATCGCTGCTGGTCGCCGCGCTCGTCGTCACCGGCCTCGGCAACCTGTTCGCCGCTGTCGCGCCGGGTTACACCACGCTGATGATCGCGCGGGTGGTCACCGCCGTGGGCGCTGCGGTCTTCACGCCTGGCGCCACCGCGGTCGCCGCGGAGCTGTCCACTCCCGAGCGCCGCGGCCGCGCGGTCGCGACGGTGTTCGGCGGGCTGACCGTCGCGCTCATCTTCGGGGTGCCGCTCGGCAGCCTGATCTCGCAGCAGCTTGACTACGAAGCCGCGTTCCTGCTCGTCGGCGTGCTGTCGCTGGCCGGCGCGGTCGCCATCCGGCTCGTGCTGCCGAAGGTCGCCGCACCGCCGGCGGTGCGGCTGGCCGAGCGGTTCGCGGTCGCGCGGGACAAGCGCGTGGTCGCGCTGCTGGTGACCACCGTGCTCGCCTGCCTCGCCGCGTTCATGGTCTACACGCTGGTTTCGCAGCTGCTCGCCGCGACGGCCGGGGTCACCGGCGCGACCGTCACGATCCTGTTGTTCTGCTACGGCATCGGCGGCGCGGTCGGCAACTACGTCGGCGGCCGGGTGGCCGACCGGTGGGGCGCGCGCGTGCCGATCCTCGTGGTGCTGGCCGGGATCACCCTGGTGTTGGTGCTGCTGCCGTTGACCACCGCCACGGTGGTGGGCGCGGCCGTCACGCTGTTCTTCTGGGGCATGGGCACGTGGGCGTTCAGCCCGCCGGTGCAGCACCGGCTGATCGAGCTTTCGCCGGGTCACGCGGGCCTCGCGCTGTCGCTCAACGCCTCGGCGATCTACCTCGGCGTCGGGCTGTCCGGCGTCGTCGGCGGCGCGGTGCTGACTTCCGCGGGCCCGAAGGCGCTGCCGGAGATCGCCGCGGTGCTGACCGCCGTGGCGTTCGCCGTGATGCTGTTCTTCTGGGGCGCGCGGGCCCGCGCGGCGGCCCGTGAGGAGGTCGCCGTCGGCTGAGGCGCCTGTGAGAGGCTGCCCGGCGTGGCTGAGGTGCTGGATGTGGTGACCGGCCGCGGCGGTGAGCTGGTGCTGCGGCGGGACGGGTCGGCGTTCGAGGTGATCGCCAACGGGGTTTTCCTGATGGACACGCGAAACGGGGAGTCGGAGCGGCTCCTCGTCACCGGCGCGGCCGACCGGCTGGCGCCCGGCGCGACCATCCTGATCGGCGGCCTCGGCGTCGGCTTCTCGCTGCGCGCCGCGCTGGATCACCCGAACGTCGACTCGGTGGTCGTGGTGGAGCGCGAGGCCGCGGTGATCGAGTGGAACCGCGGCGGCCCGTTGCGCTCGGTGCACGACGACGCGCTCGCGGACCCGCGCGTGCGCGTCGTCGAGGTAGACCTGGTGGCGTGGCTGCGTGCCACCGAGGAGCGATTCGACGCGCTGTGCCTGGACATCGACAACGGTCCGGAGTGGACGGTCACCGAAGGCAACGCCGAGCTGTACGCGGAGTCCGGAGTGGGCGGTCTGGCACGGCTGCTGCGCCCGGGCGGCGTGCTGGCCGTGTGGAGCGCGGGCGCGGCGCCGTCGTTCACGGACCGGCTGCGCACCCGGTTCGCCGACGTGCGGACCGTCGAGGTCCCGGTGCCGCGGGGAGAGCCGGACGTGCTGTGGTTCGCGCGCTCCTGACCGCGGCCGTCGAGGAAAACGCCGCCTGGTGCGACGTGTACTGCCGGGTCCGCGGCGCCACGGGTGTCTTCGGCCCGCGTGCGTGGACGTCGCCCGCGCGCACTCCGGAGTTCTACCCGGACGCGGTGACGCTGACCCCGTCCGCCACCGCGGCGGACGTGCTGCCGCTGGTGGACGCGTCGGCGGGCTGCTCGATGAAGGACAGCTTCGCCACGCTCGAACTGCCGGGTTTCTTGGTGCTGTTCGAGGCTTCGTGGCTGCATTTTCCGGTTCCCGCCACTGTTTCAGGGTGGACGGCGTCGCCCTCGCCCGATCCGTCGTTCGTGTTCCTGACCGGGCCGGGCTCGTCCGCGATCGCCCACCGCGGCTCGTCGGCGGCAGGGCTTTCGAACTTCACCGGTGACGACTGGTCCGGCGCCGTCGCCGCCGTCTCGGCCGCGTTCCCCGGGCTGCCGGTGGTGGGCTACGAGCACGGCGACGCCTTGTCTGCCGCGCTCGCTTGGGGCGCCGAGCCGCTCGGCCCGTTACGTGTTTTGTTGGTGAGTTAGGGGAGCAGGACGACCTTGCCGTGGGGGTGGCCGGAAACGCTGAGTTCCACGGCGTCGCGCCATTCGGCCAGCGGGTAGGCGCGCGCGATCGGGATGCGGAACGCGCCTTCGGCCGCGAGGGCGGCGTACTGGGGCAGGAAGGTCGACGCCGGCACCGGTGCGGTGGCGTGGTCGAGGTTGACGCGCGCGCCCAGCCGTCGCGCCTCCTCGTGGTTGCTGATCGTCATGACCCGGCTCGGCTCCTCGACGACGGTGATCAGCTCGGCGATCGAGCCGGGCCGCGGCGGCGGGGCGTCGAAGACGAGGTCAACCGGCCCGCCGGCGAGTTCGCGTACTCGGTCGGCCAGACCGTCGCCGTAGGAGGTGACCTGGGCGCCCAGCTTCGTGAGCTCGTCGGCGAAGGTGGGGCCGGCCGTGGCGATGACCCGGGCGCCGCGGCGCAGGGCGATCTGGACGGCGGCGAACCCGACCATCGCGCCCGCCCCGTTGACCAGCAGCGTGTTCCCGGCTTCGAGGCCCAACGCGTCGAGCGTCCAGTTCGCGGTCTGCACGGCCATCGGCAGCACGGCCGCCTCGACCGGGTCCAGTCCCTCGGGCACCGGGTACCAGCTGGTGAGGATCGCGAACTTGGCGGCGCCCGCGCTCGGCTGGCCGATGAAGTCCGCCGTCCCGAAGACCCGGTCCCCGACGGCGACGTCCTCGACCCCGCCGCCTACGGCGTCGACCGTGCCCGCGACGTCGTAGCCGATGCCGCGCGGCAGGTTCCCGGCCATGAACCCGCGGCAGAGCTCCCAGTCGGCCGGGTTGAGCCCGGCGGCGGTCACCCGCACCCGGATCCGGCCTTCCGCGGGGTCGGCCACTTCGGCGCGCTCCTCACGCAGTACGGCCGAGGGCTCGCCGTACCCGTGGAACCGGACGGCGGTGGCGGTGATGGGGCTCATGGGTTCTCCCTTTGCGTAGTGACAGTTACTGACTCTACCACGTAGTGACAGTAACTGTCGTAACGCTTCCGGGGGCTGGTTGTGGCGCGAAGGCCGGCCGGCGCGTGGGATTCTGGGCCCATGACGCGTGAAGTGCACCTGAGCGGTGAGGCCGAGGCCGACAAGCTGCTGAGCGAGGACCCGGTGGCGCTGCTCGTCGGGATGCTGCTGGACCAGCAGATCCCGATGGAGGTCGCGTTCATCGGGCCGCGCAAGATCGCGGACCGGATGGACGGGTTCGACGTGCGGAAGATCGCCGAGGCAGATCCCGAGCAGTTCGTCGAGCTGTGCGTCACGCCGCCCGCGATCCACCGTTACGGCGGCTCGATGGGGCGCCGCGTGCAGGCCCTGTGCCAGTTCATCATGGAGAACTACGACGGCGACGCCGAGGCGATCTGGACGTCCGGCCGGCCCAAGCCGGACGGCCCGGAGGTGCTCAAGCGGCTCAAGGCCCTGCCCGGTTACGGCGAGCAGAAGGCCAAGATCTTCCTTGCGCTGCTGGGGAAGCAGTACGGCGTGCAGCCGAAGGGCTGGCGCGCCGCCGCCGGCGCGTACGGCGACCGCGGCTCACGTCGTTCGATCGCCGACGTGATCAACCCCAAGACCCTGGCGGAGGTCCGCGCGTTCAAGAAGGCCGCGAAGGCCGCCGCCAAGGAAGGCTGAACCGGGTTTTCAGCGCCGGGCGAAGCGGCCGGGCGTGGTGCCCAGGTAGCGCTTGAAGTGCCGCGTCAGGTGGGCCTGGTCGGTGAAGCCGGCAGCGGCCGCGACGTCCGCGGGCGGGGTGCCGTCCAGCAGCAGCCGCCGGGCGCGGTCGACGCGACGGCCGGTGACGTACCGGTGCGGTGGCAGCCCGAACCGTCGCCCGAAGGACCGCACGAGGTGCACCGGGTGCGCGCCGAGGGTGTCGGCGGCTTCGGCGAGGGTCAATGCTTCGGGCAGGCGATCGTCGAGCAGATCGCGCAGGTTTTCGGCCAGGCCTTTGGGCGCGTTGACGGGTTCTGGCGCGCCGAGGTGCGCGCGAAGGCGTTCGGCGACAAGGACAAGACGGCTCTCCGCCTCGAGCGGCTCGGGGTTCGCGAGCGTCTCGTGCAGCTGGTGGACGCGGGTGCGCAACAGCCCGTCCGCGAGGCTCGGCCGGTCGACGGCGGCGCCGATCAGGTCCTCGCCGAGCACGTCGGCGTCGAGGTAGAGCACGCGTTTCCGGAAGCCGTGGCTGGTGGCCGCGCGCCCGTCGTGGGCGACGTTCGGGGGCAGCAGCGTGACGGCGGCGCCGAGCGCGCCGTGGTGGTGACGGTCGAGGTCGTAACGGATGGCGCCGTCGTCGACGATCAGCAGCGTCCAGGTGTCGTGGGTGTGCACGGGGTAGGCGTGGTCGACGAAGCGGGCGTGGAACACCTCGGCGATGCCGGGCACCTGCGGGCGCCACGCCGAGACGGTCATGTTCAGAACGTACAAGACCGCCGCGCCCCCACCAGGCGACGCTGACCGCCATGACCCGATTCGACACGAAGATCGCCGTGCTGCTCCGGGACGACCTCGCCTCGTGGCAGCGCCTGAACGTCACCGCGTTCCTGGTGAGCGGAATCGCCCACGCGACGCCCGAACTCCTCGGCGAGCCCTACTCCGACGCCGACGGCACCGAGTACCTGCCGATGTTCGGCCAGCCGGTGCTGGTTTTCTCCGGCACCGCCGAAACCCTTACGACGGCCCATCGCCGGGCCCTGGACCGCGGCCTGCGCATCCCGATCTTCACCGAGGAGCTCTTCCAGACGGGCAACGACGCCGACAACCGGGCTGCCGTCCGCGCGGTGCCTCGGGAGAAGCTCGCGCTGGCGGGATTGGCTGTCCACGGGCCGAAAAACGCGGTGGACAAGATCCTCAAGGGCGCGGAACTCCACCGCTGAGTTGCGCCGAATGGCGCCTTCCCCGGTGACCCGCTGCGCTGCGAGGATCACTGCGGGTGCTCCTGCTGCGCTGACGGCCCGCAGCTGCCGCGGCTGCCCGCTGAACGCCGCGCTTGCGCGGCCTGCTGACGATGACGGTTGTGGCAGGCCGCCGCTGAGCGCCACGGTTGCTGCGCCCTGTCGCCGCGCACCACTGTCGCGGCGCCGGGCCACCGCGCGGTCTAGATCCCTCGCAGCCCAGACCCCCACCCAACCACGGGGGGTGCGCCCCGCTCCATTATATCGCCGCTGACCTGCGAAAACAGGGCTCGGTCGCGAGGTGGCCGTTCGCTGCGCGGGCACACCGCGTCGTGAGGTCGCGAATGGGACATTCGTGCAGCGGTTGAGAGAGGGACTCTCGCGCTGGGCTGCAGCGGTGTCTACGCCGACCTCACCATCAGCTGCCCGACGCGCCGACGACGGCACCGTCACCGACCTCGACGCCACCTTCAACCATCGCTGCGATGCGGCCGATGGTCCCGCCGCACACGGTGAGGTGCATTTCCACCGCTGAGCCGCCGCATGCACTGAGCGAGTCTGTCCGCCCGTGTCGCCGCTGAACTGTGGAAACGGGGTCGGCTGCGAGGCGGCCGCTCGCTGTGCGGGCGACGTGGCCGTTGGCGACGCGTCGGCGGCCGTGAGTGGACCGTTCGCGAAGTGATGCGATCGCGAAAGGTCCGCTCACCGCGTGGTCAGGTCGCGAACGGGACATTCGTGCAGGCAGTTGCGAGAGGGACTCTCCCGCCGCACCCCCGCGAAGCGCGCGTCCCGCCTAAACCACCGCATGCACTACAAACACCGACCGCGTCCGCCCGCCCGCAGTACTGGTCACCGTGTCGGCAGTCGCCTCGCGGAAGCCTGCCGACGTCGCCAGCGCCGCGGCCTCGCTCAGGTCGCCCGGCATCTGCAGGTCGGCCGCCACCACCGAAGCGAACGAGTCCGAGGTCTGGAACCGGTGGACCGAAGGCACGCTGAACGCCACCTGCCCACCCGGCCGCAGCACGCGCCGCCAGTCGGCCAGGGCTGCGGGGCCCAGGAAGTGCAGGGCGGAGGCACAGACGACGGCGTCGGCCGAGTCGTCCTCCAGCGGTAGCGGCACGCCGGGGGCGACCTGCCATGAGATCCGGCCGTCCGGGTCCAGCGAAGGGGCCTTCGCGGCGGCCAGCTCGATCATCGCCGGCGAGATGTCCACCGCGAGCACCGAACCGGGCGAAAGCCTCAGCGCCGCGAAGGCCGCCGCGCCCGTTCCGGTCGCCACGTCGACCAGCAGGGACGGTTCGGGAGCCAATCCGTTGACCAGGGTCTCGGCCACCAGCGGGTGGAAGGCGTCGTCGTCGTAACCGGGGGCCAGTGCGTCGAAGAGTTCACTCACCGGCCCACCTTATTGACGCTGACCAGCGGTTTTCAGCTCAACGGCCGCCGGCCCGCGAAGCCGAGATCGGTGCGGTGGTACCAGGACAGCTCGGGGTCGCCCTCGAGCCAGCACAGCAGCACGTCCACGCCGTCGAGCTCCGCGGGGAAGTCCACCAGCAGCGGTGCGAAACCCTTCAGCTCGGCGCCGGTGCGCTGGACCGTGGTCATCAGGTCGTCGAGACGGGCCTGCGCGGCCTTCCACTCGGGCAGGCCGCCGAGGTCGGTGTCCCGCCCGCCCGTCCGCAGCGACGCGGCCAGCTCCGCGGCGTCGGCGCGCACCCGCACCAGCTCGTCGAGCACGGGGCGCAGCCGGGCGAGTTCGGCGCGGGCGTCGGCCACGGTGAACAGTCCCATGCGCGAAATGTTCCCACCGGGACCGGTCATCGGCGGCGCCGCACCAGCGTCGCCGCCAGCCCCGTGCCGACCAGCAGGAACCCGGCCGCGATCAGGGCGCCGGAGAACAGCCAGACGCTCGCGCCCGACATCAGGTCGAACGGCAGGGCGCGCAACACCCGCAGGTCCCATTCCGGCATCGCCAGCCCCACCACGCCGGGCAGCACGCCCCACACCAGCCCGCCGAGCAGCGGACCCGTCGACGACCACGCGCCGAGCGCGGCCACGACCAGCAGCAGGATCGCGCCGCCGGCCACCATCGCAATGGCCGGTGCGTCGCGATGCGTGACGACCATGGCCATCTCGTTCTGCTGCGTGCGGAGGCCGCCGTAGCTCAGCAGCCCGAGCGCGACGGGGGTCAGGACCAGGCCGAGGATGCCGCTCAGCAGGCGCGGCACGGCCCGGCTGCGTGGTTCTGCGACGGCCGGCTGATAGGCGGTGTAAGGCTCGGAGTACGACATGGCGTGACCTCCCGGGTGACTGAGTGCCCGAGGGGATGGTCTCCGAGATCACCCGGTTCCGCGATCCGCTGAAGCGGGGTAAACCCGGTGATCGGTGGCATCGGCGCTTGTTGGAGACTTGACGCCTACCACTTCTGGAACCATCCAGCTCCGTCAAGCAGTACGCTTGTACCGCTACGACGAGTCGAAGAAGTATCGCGAAGATCCGCGGAAGGAGCACCGCTGCTCATGGCCAAGATCAAGGTCCAGGGCACCGTCGTCGAGCTTGACGGCGACGAGATGACCCGCATCATCTGGCAGTTCATCAAGGACAAGCTGATCCACCCGTACCTGGACGTCAACCTGGACTATTACGACCTGGGCATCGAGGAGCGGGACCGCACCGACGACCAGATCACGGTCGACGCGGCCAACGCCATCAAGCAGCACGGCGTCGGCGTCAAGTGCGCGACGATCACCCCGGACGAGGCCCGCGTCGAGGAGTTCGGCCTGAAGAAGATGTGGCGGAGCCCGAACGGGACCATCCGCAACATCCTCGGCGGCGTGGTCTTCCGCGAGCCGATCATCATGTCGAACGTCCCGCGGCTGGTGCCGGGCTGGACCAAGCCGATCATCATCGGCCGTCACGCCCACGGCGACCAGTACAAGGCCACCGACTTCAAGGTCCCCGGCCCGGGCACCGTCACCATGACGTACACGCCTGACGATGGCTCCGCGCCGATGGAGTTCGAGGTCGCGAAGTACCCCGAGGGCGGCGGCGTCGCCATGGGTATGTACAACTACCGCCAGTCGATCGAGGACTTCGCGCGCGCGTCGCTGCAGTACGGCCTCGACCGCGGCTACCCGGTGTACCTCTCCACCAAGAACACGATCCTCAAGGCCTACGACGGCATGTTCAAGGACGTGTTCCAGGAGATCTTCGAGGCCGAGTACAAGGCCGACTTCGACGCCAAGGGCCTGACCTACGAGCACCGGCTGATCGACGACATGGTCGCCGCGGCGCTCAA includes the following:
- a CDS encoding ArsR/SmtB family transcription factor produces the protein MADTAHLTPLVHPARDEMTVEAVLRALADPVRLGIVRQLAAAGTEVACGVLEVPVTKSTVTHHLGILRQAGVVAGRQEGTTRYNSLRRNDLDALFPGLLDGVLAARR
- a CDS encoding MFS transporter — translated: MSTVPSSGTSRNAVLAFGAFGVGTSGYIVAGLLPSLTAELHISATAAAQLVTSFAIAYAIGSPLFAAATGRWERRSLLVAALVVTGLGNLFAAVAPGYTTLMIARVVTAVGAAVFTPGATAVAAELSTPERRGRAVATVFGGLTVALIFGVPLGSLISQQLDYEAAFLLVGVLSLAGAVAIRLVLPKVAAPPAVRLAERFAVARDKRVVALLVTTVLACLAAFMVYTLVSQLLAATAGVTGATVTILLFCYGIGGAVGNYVGGRVADRWGARVPILVVLAGITLVLVLLPLTTATVVGAAVTLFFWGMGTWAFSPPVQHRLIELSPGHAGLALSLNASAIYLGVGLSGVVGGAVLTSAGPKALPEIAAVLTAVAFAVMLFFWGARARAAAREEVAVG
- a CDS encoding spermidine synthase — encoded protein: MAEVLDVVTGRGGELVLRRDGSAFEVIANGVFLMDTRNGESERLLVTGAADRLAPGATILIGGLGVGFSLRAALDHPNVDSVVVVEREAAVIEWNRGGPLRSVHDDALADPRVRVVEVDLVAWLRATEERFDALCLDIDNGPEWTVTEGNAELYAESGVGGLARLLRPGGVLAVWSAGAAPSFTDRLRTRFADVRTVEVPVPRGEPDVLWFARS
- a CDS encoding NADP-dependent oxidoreductase — protein: MSPITATAVRFHGYGEPSAVLREERAEVADPAEGRIRVRVTAAGLNPADWELCRGFMAGNLPRGIGYDVAGTVDAVGGGVEDVAVGDRVFGTADFIGQPSAGAAKFAILTSWYPVPEGLDPVEAAVLPMAVQTANWTLDALGLEAGNTLLVNGAGAMVGFAAVQIALRRGARVIATAGPTFADELTKLGAQVTSYGDGLADRVRELAGGPVDLVFDAPPPRPGSIAELITVVEEPSRVMTISNHEEARRLGARVNLDHATAPVPASTFLPQYAALAAEGAFRIPIARAYPLAEWRDAVELSVSGHPHGKVVLLP
- a CDS encoding HhH-GPD-type base excision DNA repair protein is translated as MTREVHLSGEAEADKLLSEDPVALLVGMLLDQQIPMEVAFIGPRKIADRMDGFDVRKIAEADPEQFVELCVTPPAIHRYGGSMGRRVQALCQFIMENYDGDAEAIWTSGRPKPDGPEVLKRLKALPGYGEQKAKIFLALLGKQYGVQPKGWRAAAGAYGDRGSRRSIADVINPKTLAEVRAFKKAAKAAAKEG
- a CDS encoding AraC family transcriptional regulator; this encodes MTVSAWRPQVPGIAEVFHARFVDHAYPVHTHDTWTLLIVDDGAIRYDLDRHHHGALGAAVTLLPPNVAHDGRAATSHGFRKRVLYLDADVLGEDLIGAAVDRPSLADGLLRTRVHQLHETLANPEPLEAESRLVLVAERLRAHLGAPEPVNAPKGLAENLRDLLDDRLPEALTLAEAADTLGAHPVHLVRSFGRRFGLPPHRYVTGRRVDRARRLLLDGTPPADVAAAAGFTDQAHLTRHFKRYLGTTPGRFARR
- a CDS encoding DUF2000 domain-containing protein → MTRFDTKIAVLLRDDLASWQRLNVTAFLVSGIAHATPELLGEPYSDADGTEYLPMFGQPVLVFSGTAETLTTAHRRALDRGLRIPIFTEELFQTGNDADNRAAVRAVPREKLALAGLAVHGPKNAVDKILKGAELHR
- a CDS encoding class I SAM-dependent methyltransferase → MSELFDALAPGYDDDAFHPLVAETLVNGLAPEPSLLVDVATGTGAAAFAALRLSPGSVLAVDISPAMIELAAAKAPSLDPDGRISWQVAPGVPLPLEDDSADAVVCASALHFLGPAALADWRRVLRPGGQVAFSVPSVHRFQTSDSFASVVAADLQMPGDLSEAAALATSAGFREATADTVTSTAGGRTRSVFVVHAVV
- a CDS encoding DUF2203 domain-containing protein, which produces MGLFTVADARAELARLRPVLDELVRVRADAAELAASLRTGGRDTDLGGLPEWKAAQARLDDLMTTVQRTGAELKGFAPLLVDFPAELDGVDVLLCWLEGDPELSWYHRTDLGFAGRRPLS
- a CDS encoding NADP-dependent isocitrate dehydrogenase translates to MAKIKVQGTVVELDGDEMTRIIWQFIKDKLIHPYLDVNLDYYDLGIEERDRTDDQITVDAANAIKQHGVGVKCATITPDEARVEEFGLKKMWRSPNGTIRNILGGVVFREPIIMSNVPRLVPGWTKPIIIGRHAHGDQYKATDFKVPGPGTVTMTYTPDDGSAPMEFEVAKYPEGGGVAMGMYNYRQSIEDFARASLQYGLDRGYPVYLSTKNTILKAYDGMFKDVFQEIFEAEYKADFDAKGLTYEHRLIDDMVAAALKWEGGYVWATKNYDGDVQSDTVAQGFGSLGLMTSVLRTPDGKTVEAEAAHGTVTRHYRQHQQGKPTSTNPIASIYAWTRGLEHRGKLDSNSELVGFANKLEQVVIDTVEGGKMTKDLAMLIGKDQPFQTTEEFLATLDENLAKKIAQG